In one window of Ptychodera flava strain L36383 unplaced genomic scaffold, AS_Pfla_20210202 Scaffold_41__1_contigs__length_1339820_pilon, whole genome shotgun sequence DNA:
- the LOC139128001 gene encoding uncharacterized protein: MVQSRSLEGLWFSPDSRSTNGDIQPYSITPLFRGGTFNKSYNAKYSPIKFTVSAQTQKVAIVAVITGHGSDENGCGEFCPTSHHFVVNGNHTNTKSFDIAGTPLGCANNVPTGVEPNEHGTWLYGRDGWCDGRQVDPWVIDITEQVTVGGVNNVTYYGWYNGTDPDPKENPGYMIMYSYLVFYRSV; the protein is encoded by the exons atggttcagtcacGGTccctggagggactgtggttcagtccag ACTCTCGTTCTACGAATGGTGACATCCAGCCGTACAGTATAACGCCATTGTTTCGCGGAGGTACTTTCAACAAGTCCTACAATGCCAAATACTCGCCAATAAAATTTACCGTATCGGCCCAGACCCAGAAG GTCGCCATCGTTGCTGTTATCACGGGACATGGTAGCGATGAGAACGGATGCGGTGAATTCTGTCCAACCTCGCATCATTTTGTTGTCAATGGCAACCATACCAACACCAAGAGTTTCGACATTGCAG GCACTCCGTTAGGCTGTGCTAATAATGTGCCCACGGGCGTTGAACCAAACGAACACGGCACATGGTTGTACGGACGCGACGGCTGGTGCGACGGCCGCCAGGTTGATCCCTGGGTGATAGACATTACAGAGCAAGTCACCGTAGGGGGCGTCAACAATGTTACCTACTATGGCTGGTACAATGGTACGGACCCCGACCCAAAGGAGAACCCGGGTTACATGATTATGTATTCATACTTGGTGTTCTACCGAAGTGTCTGA
- the LOC139128030 gene encoding uncharacterized protein, producing the protein MDPDADDDMPDTIDCNSKSVLVASIPWIFDSVSQYSLQLISPYLLFDIKDTHVDDSNKSGSPSLESESFEEWSDDDSDWLPAKDGYVSTSDDNDNSESSSGKVPKRKFLFPALSCINENNKDMTAPPQKKLFWILNLLQKLLIVKL; encoded by the exons ATGGACCctgatgctgatgatgatatGCCCGATACCATCGATTGCAATA GTAAATCTGTGTTGGTGGCCAGTATACCATGGATATTTGATAGTGTATCTCAGTACAGTCTTCAGCTCATCTCGCCGTATCTATTGTTTGATATCAAAGATACCCATGTAGATGACAGCAATAAATCAG GTTCCCCCTCACTCGAATCTGAATCATTCGAAGAGTGGTctgatgatgatagtgattGGCTACCAGCAAAAGATGGTTATGTTTCCACTTCTGATGACAATGACAACAGTGAATCTTCATCTGGCAAAGTTCCGAAACGGAAGTTCTTGTTCCCAGCACTTTCTTgtattaatgaaaataataaagatATGACTGCTCCCCCTCAGAAGAAATTATTTTGGATTCTAAATCTGCTACAGAAACTGCTGATCGTCAAACTTTAG